Part of the Clostridium sporogenes genome, TGTTTGGTGCTGACACACCTATAAATACATCTTTCCCTTTTATTACATCTTTTAATGTTCCTTTTTCATTTTCTTTATTAGTTACTTCTGCTATTAATTTTTGTGCTTCATTTAAATTATTATTACCCTTTACTAAAGATCCTTCTTTATCGCACATTATTATGTTTTTAGCTCCTGCTTGTAATAATAACTTACATATGGATATTCCTGCAGAACCAGCACCATTTATAACTATTCTTGCTTCTTCTAATTTTTTTTCTACAAATCTTAGTGCATTATATATTCCTGCTAAAACAACTATGGCTGTTCCATGCTGATCATCATGAAATACTGGAATATCTAATTCCTCTTTTAATTTTTTTTCTATGTAAAAACATTCTGGAGCTTTTATGTCCTCTAAATTTATTCCTCCAAATCCTGGAGCTATAAGTTTAACTGTTTTTATAATTTCTTCAGGGTCTTTACTATCTATACAAATTGGAAATGAATCTATATCTGCAAATTCCTTAAATAAAAGAGCTTTTCCTTCCATAACAGGCAATCCTGCATAAGGTCCTATATCCCCTAAACCTAAAACTGCTGTACCATTAGTTACTACAGCTACTGTATTTCCTTTCATGGTATATTCATAAACTAAAGATTTATCCTCACTTATTTTTACACAGGGTTCTGCAACTCCTGGAGTATATGCTATGGATAAATCTTCTTTATTTTTGACTTGTATTTTCCCTTCTATTGATAATTTCCCTTTAAATTTTTTATGTACCATTAGTGATTTTTCTTTAATATCCATATTATTCTCCTCTCTTTAATTATATATCGGTATACAGGATTTATTTAATTTACCCGATGACTACCCGCTCTAATACTCCCATCTTCTTCAAAGTGGGAGTAAAGAGCGGCTACGTCCCTGGATAACGATTTCTCCTAAAGGATAACGACTTCTAAGGAGTAAAACTCCTAAGAATTCTGTTAATAAGCTTTAGTGGGAGTAAAAACTCCCTCTGAAGCCAAGAGCTCTGTTTATAAACAAAATCTAAAAAAAGTTATCCACATGTGGATATCTTTAATAGCAAAACCATCTTAGATATAAGATAATTTGCTGTTATAAGTAAGCACTTATACTTAAGATGGTTTAACCTCTTCATTATAATATTTGCAATATTTTTTTATAGTACATTCTTCACATTTAGGTTTTCTAGCTATGCAGCATCTTCTTCCATGAAATATTAACACATGATGCATTAATATCCATAGTTCCTTTGGTATAACTTGTTGTAACTGTTCCTCTGTTTTTAATACATTGCTAGCATCTACTAATCCTATTCTGTTAGATACTCTAAAAACATGAGTATCTACTGCTATAGTAGGTACCTTAAAAGCATTTGCTAAAACCACATTAGCAGTTTTTCTACCTACTCCTGGTAGTGAAGTTAGATCATTGAAATCATTAGGAACTTGGCTTCCAAACTTCTCTTCTAACTCTTTACAAAGTAATAATATATTCTTAGATTTATTTCTATATAAACCTATTTTTTTAATTTTCTCTTCTAATTCTTCCCTTGT contains:
- the nth gene encoding endonuclease III; this encodes MNNHEIKNVIDILVDTYPDANCELEHRNPFELLIATVLSAQTTDKKVNEITKELFKEYSTPKDFLKLTREELEEKIKKIGLYRNKSKNILLLCKELEEKFGSQVPNDFNDLTSLPGVGRKTANVVLANAFKVPTIAVDTHVFRVSNRIGLVDASNVLKTEEQLQQVIPKELWILMHHVLIFHGRRCCIARKPKCEECTIKKYCKYYNEEVKPS
- a CDS encoding NAD(P)-dependent malic enzyme; amino-acid sequence: MDIKEKSLMVHKKFKGKLSIEGKIQVKNKEDLSIAYTPGVAEPCVKISEDKSLVYEYTMKGNTVAVVTNGTAVLGLGDIGPYAGLPVMEGKALLFKEFADIDSFPICIDSKDPEEIIKTVKLIAPGFGGINLEDIKAPECFYIEKKLKEELDIPVFHDDQHGTAIVVLAGIYNALRFVEKKLEEARIVINGAGSAGISICKLLLQAGAKNIIMCDKEGSLVKGNNNLNEAQKLIAEVTNKENEKGTLKDVIKGKDVFIGVSAPNILTEEMVTTMNNDSIVFAMANPTPEIMPDKAKKAGARVIATGRSDFPNQINNVLVFPGIFRGALDVRSKVINEEMKLAASKAIASLVQDNELNEEYIIPGAFDKRVAQVVAEEVKKVALEMGLSKL